One genomic region from Prionailurus bengalensis isolate Pbe53 chromosome C1, Fcat_Pben_1.1_paternal_pri, whole genome shotgun sequence encodes:
- the PALMD gene encoding palmdelphin, producing the protein MEEAELVKERLQAITDKRKIQEEISQKRLKIEEEKLKHQHLKKKALREKWLLDGVSSGKEQEEMKKQNQQDQHQIQVLEQSILRLEKEIQDLEKAELQISINEEAILKKLKSIERTTEDIIRSVKVEMEETSEESIEDIYANIPDLPKSYVPSRLRKERNEGTEDDEQNRKALYTMEIKVEKDLKTGESTVLSSIPLPSDDFKGTGIKVYDDGQKSVYAVSSNHGAAYNGTDGLAPVEVEELLRQASERNSKSPTEYHEPVYANPFCRPTTPQREKITPGPNFQERIKMKANGLGNDMNESVYTMDNGLSEERDNSFNHISPVRPIPQPRSMTQQAKEMPDTLQKRLMTPWEESNVMQDKYSPSPKARMSPSEAIAGKPKYQDSSPASQEDEEDIRYNIVHSLPSDMADTEPVTMIFMGYQQAEDNEEEKKLLTGYDGIIHAELVVIDDEEEEGEGEAEKPSYHPVAPYSQVYQPAKPTPLPRKRSEINPYENTNHKSPHKNSISWKEQEESLGNPVQHSPLDVQIAGDGTEDPSLTALRMRMAKLGKKVI; encoded by the exons gataaaagaaaaatacaggaagaaatCTCACAGAAGCGTctgaaaatagaggaagaaaaattaaagcacCAGCATTTGAAg AAAAAGGCCTTAAGGGAGAAATGGCTTCTAGATGGAGTCAGCAGCggaaaagaacaggaagagatgAAGAAGCAGAATCAACAAGACCAGCACCAGATCCAGGTTCTAGAACAAAGCATCCTCAG ACTTGAGAAGGAGATCCAAGATCTTGAAAAGGCTGAGCTGCAAATCTCAATCAATGAAGAGGCAattttgaagaaactgaaatcaATTGAGAGGACAACAGAAGACATAATAAGG TCTGTGAAGGTGGAAATGGAAGAAACATCAGAAG AGTCAATTGAAGACATCTATGCTAATATCCCTGACCTTCCAAAATCCTATGTGCCTTCCAgattaaggaaggaaagaaatgaaggaacagaagatgatgaacagaatagaaaag CTTTGTACACCATGGAAATTAAAGTTGAAAAAGACTTGAAAACTGGAGAAAGTACAGTCCTGTCTTCTATACCTCTCCCATCAGATGACTTTAAAGGTACAGGAATAAAAGTTTACGACGACGGGCAGAAGTCAGTATATGCAGTAAGCTCTAATCATGGTGCAGCATACAATGGCACCGATGGCCTGGCACCAGTTGAGGTAGAGGAACTTTTAAGACAAGCCTCAGAGAGAAACTCTAAATCTCCAACAGAGTATCATGAGCCTGTATATGCCAATCCATTTTGCAGGCCTACAACTCCACAGAGGGAGAAGATAACTCCTGGACCAAATTTTCAAGAAAGGATAAAGATGAAAGCTAACGGACTAGGTAATGATATGAATGAATCTGTATACACTATGGACAATGGACTTTCAGAGGAGAGGGACAACAGCTTCAATCATATCAGCCCTGTTCGACCGATACCTCAACCCCGATCAATGACTCAACAAGCCAAGGAGATGCCCGACACCCTACAAAAGAGGCTGATGACTCCTTGGGAAGAATCAAATGTGATGCAGGACAAATATTCACCCTCTCCAAAGGCAAGAATGAGTCCCAGCGAAGCAATAGCTGGGAAGCCAAAATACCAGGATTCTTCTCCTGCTTCCCAGGAGGATGAGGAAGATATCAGATACAATATCGTTCATTCCTTGCCCTCTGACATGGCTGATACAGAACCCGTGACAATGATTTTCATGGGCTACCAGCAGGCAGAagacaatgaagaagaaaagaagcttCTGACAGGGTATGATGGGATCATCCATGCTGAGCTGGTTGTGAttgatgatgaggaggaggagggtgaaggAGAAGCTGAGAAACCATCCTACCATCCTGTAGCTCCCTACAGTCAGGTTTACCAGCCTGCCAAACCAACACCACTTCCTAGAAAGAGATCAGAAATTAATCCCTATGAAAACACAAACCACAAATCTCCCCACAAAAATTCCATATCctggaaagagcaagaagaaagctTAGGCAACCCGGTTCAACATTCTCCACTTGATGTTCAGATAGCTGGAGATGGGACCGAGGACCCGTCCTTAACAG